Proteins from a genomic interval of Danio rerio strain Tuebingen ecotype United States chromosome 4, GRCz12tu, whole genome shotgun sequence:
- the prdm4 gene encoding PR domain zinc finger protein 4 isoform X1 — translation MNDMNLSPVGMDQLSVPVSASHLGLPTSPTHNPITTPGMPVAIPSLGPSLGPLPSALSLMLPMGPLGDRGVMCGLPERNYTLPPPPYPHLESSYFRHILPGILSYLADRPPPQYIHPSSLNMDGTLSVSNNNPSGLDPYSGPGGPLEQGLVTLDTRQVGGQADLHQGGSHEVQLGATGLTMESRVSSPMSPDGIEEDLATMEGVVVAESQQQLGSRSQTHEGLAGVDSSGGVMPLHGAGLELPVVMEQEHMGGRVGSGGTGAGGPGTLSEALHSAGELNSGVVSVVLTGAMLPQTQLERVSLHGPSGLGLEQVNVSAQVSLGPDNSLVLVNSTLQLEDSTSNKENMATAFNIYCPEHGPVTFIPDTPIQSRARLSLPRPLCLRISVTDEPIGVFSRESIPSRTCFGPMVGQHCSSVELTDWSDKDTPQIWKMFHNDIQEFCIVTTDEHECNWMMFVRKARTTGEQNLVAYIDNGKLYFCTTREILPDQELLFYFSRDYSRQLGVPRVPEGQICHCGKECASFTEFKSHLGSHAQSHSPTQDHPAHPGHSQSHSQDKVTNEPLRSTSSPQWQCHSDVNEHSSSSSGNGHGRERKFKCSMCTRAFTTSTKLNVHFMGHMGMRPHKCSYCSKAFSDPSNLRKHLRIHTGQKNFRCTVCGKSFTQKAHVESHMVIHIGAKNLKCDHCDKMFVRKQDLKQHMYSHSLDRQINCPKCDKQFLKPDHLKKHLNSHEGKRDFICEKCNKGFLTKYHLTRHLKICKGPKIGRGATQGEEEEEEDEEEEEEEDEEREAEIHPANQEECAIGMGGYASEKNM, via the exons ATGAATGACATGAACCTCAGCCCAGTGGGCATGGACCAGCTCAGTGTGCCTGTGAGTGCAAGTCACCTCGGCCTCCCCACATCCCCAACCCACAACCCTATCACCACTCCAG GCATGCCAGTTGCTATTCCAAGCTTGGGCCCATCACTTGGGCCCCTTCCTTCTGCGCTGTCCCTGATGTTACCCATGGGTCCTTTAGGGGACAGAGGAGTTATGTGTGGCCTTCCAGAGAGAAATTATACACTACCACCTCCTCCATACCCACACTTGGAAAGCAGCTACTTCAGACATATCCTACCAG GTATTCTGTCATATCTAGCAGATCGTCCACCACCTCAATACATACACCCTAGCAGCCTCAACATGGATGGCACTCTCTCTGTGTCCAACAACAACCCTTCTGGCTTAGACCCCTATAGTGGCCCCGGTGGCCCTCTAGAACAAGGCCTGGTGACTTTAGACACACGACAGGTCGGAGGCCAAGCCGATCTCCACCAGGGAGGCTCTCACGAAGTCCAGCTGGGCGCCACAGGACTAACCATGGAGTCCCGTGTGAGCAGTCCGATGTCTCCTGACGGGATAGAGGAAGACTTAGCCACCATGGAGGGTGTCGTGGTGGCAGAAAGCCAACAGCAGCTCGGCAGCAGATCTCAGACTCACGAGGGTTTAGCAGGCGTGGACTCTTCAGGAGGTGTTATGCCTCTTCACGGAGCAGGACTGGAGCTCCCGGTGGTGATGGAGCAGGAACACATGGGTGGAAGAGTAGGATCTGGCGGTACAGGAGCGGGTGGTCCCGGGACGCTGAGTGAAGCCTTGCATTCGGCTGGAGAACTGAACTCTGGGGTGGTTAGTGTGGTGCTCACGGGGGCAATGCTGCCGCAGACACAACTAGAGCGAGTATCTCTACACGGGCCTTCAGGACTGGGACTGGAGCAGGTCAATGTGTCCGCACAAGTGTCTCTTGGACCGGACAACAGTTTGGTACTGGTGAACTCTACCTTACAGCTTGAGGATTCCACATCTAATAAGGAAAATATGGCTACTGCCTTCAACATAT ATTGTCCTGAACATGGACCTGTCACATTCATCCCAGACACACCCATTCAGAGCAGAGCCCGCCTCTCTCTGCCCCGCCCCCTGTGCCTTCGCATTTCTGTCACCGATGAGCCCATTG GTGTGTTTTCTAGAGAGTCCATACCCTCCAGAACCTGCTTTGGGCCGATGGTTGGACAGCACTGCAGCAGTGTGGAACTGACAGACTGGTCAGACAAGGACACCCCTCAAATATGGAAG ATGTTTCACAACGACATCCAAGAATTCTGTATTGTGACGACAGATGAGCATGAATGCAACTGGATGATGTTTGTGAGGAAAGCAAG AACTACAGGGGAGCAGAATCTGGTGGCGTATATTGACAATGGAAAGCTGTATTTCTGCACAACCAGAGAGATTCTGCCCGATCAGGAGCTACTGTTTTATTTCAGCAGGGACTACAGCAGACAGCTAG GTGTTCCCAGAGTTCCAGAGGGCCAGATCTGTCATTGTGGAAAAGAATGTGCCTCCTTCACAGAGTTCAAATCTCACCTCGGCAGTCACGCTCAGAGCCACAGTCCTACCCAGGACCATCCCGCTCACCCCGGCCACAGCCAGTCGCATTCGCAGGACAAGGTGACCAATGAGCCGCTCCGCTCCACCTCGTCCCCACAGTGGCAGTGCCATTCAGATGTGAATGAGCATTCCAGCAGCAGCAGCGGTAATGGGCACGGCCGCGAGAGGAAGTTCAAATGCAGCATGTGCACACGAGCGTTCACTACCTCCACTAAACTAAACGTGCATTTCATGGGTCACATGGGCATGAGGCCACACAAATGCAGCTACTGCAGCAAAGCCTTCAGTGATCCCAGCAACCTCAGAAAACACCTGAGAATTCATACAG GTCAGAAGAACTTCAGGTGTACAGTGTGTGGGAAGTCTTTTACTCAGAAGGCACATGTGGAATCTCATATGGTTATACACATCGGTGCCAAAAACCTTAAATGTGACCATTGTGACAAGATGTTTGTGCGAAAACAAGATCTCAAACAGCACATGTACTCACATTCACT AGACCGGCAGATAAACTGTCCAAAGTGTGACAAGCAGTTCCTAAAGCCTGACCATCTTAAAAAACACTTAAACTCTCATGAAGGGAAGCGGGACTTCATCTGTGAAAAGTGCAACAAGGGTTTCCTCACTAAATACCACCTCACACGCCACCTCAAAATCTGCAAGGGCCCAAAGATCGGCCGGGGGGCCACACAGggtgaggaagaagaggaggaagatgaagaggaggaagaagaagaggacGAAGAGAGAGAAGCTGAGATCCATCCAGCCAATCAGGAGGAGTGTGCAATCGGAATGGGTGGTTATGCttctgaaaaaaatatgtaa
- the prdm4 gene encoding PR domain zinc finger protein 4 codes for MNDMNLSPVGMDQLSVPVSASHLGLPTSPTHNPITTPGMPVAIPSLGPSLGPLPSALSLMLPMGPLGDRGVMCGLPERNYTLPPPPYPHLESSYFRHILPGILSYLADRPPPQYIHPSSLNMDGTLSVSNNNPSGLDPYSGPGGPLEQGLVTLDTRQVGGQADLHQGGSHEVQLGATGLTMESRVSSPMSPDGIEEDLATMEGVVVAESQQQLGSRSQTHEGLAGVDSSGGVMPLHGAGLELPVVMEQEHMGGRVGSGGTGAGGPGTLSEALHSAGELNSGVVSVVLTGAMLPQTQLERVSLHGPSGLGLEQVNVSAQVSLGPDNSLVLVNSTLQLEDSTSNKENMATAFNIWCTLCERSYPSDCPEHGPVTFIPDTPIQSRARLSLPRPLCLRISVTDEPIGVFSRESIPSRTCFGPMVGQHCSSVELTDWSDKDTPQIWKMFHNDIQEFCIVTTDEHECNWMMFVRKARTTGEQNLVAYIDNGKLYFCTTREILPDQELLFYFSRDYSRQLGVPRVPEGQICHCGKECASFTEFKSHLGSHAQSHSPTQDHPAHPGHSQSHSQDKVTNEPLRSTSSPQWQCHSDVNEHSSSSSGNGHGRERKFKCSMCTRAFTTSTKLNVHFMGHMGMRPHKCSYCSKAFSDPSNLRKHLRIHTGQKNFRCTVCGKSFTQKAHVESHMVIHIGAKNLKCDHCDKMFVRKQDLKQHMYSHSLDRQINCPKCDKQFLKPDHLKKHLNSHEGKRDFICEKCNKGFLTKYHLTRHLKICKGPKIGRGATQGEEEEEEDEEEEEEEDEEREAEIHPANQEECAIGMGGYASEKNM; via the exons ATGAATGACATGAACCTCAGCCCAGTGGGCATGGACCAGCTCAGTGTGCCTGTGAGTGCAAGTCACCTCGGCCTCCCCACATCCCCAACCCACAACCCTATCACCACTCCAG GCATGCCAGTTGCTATTCCAAGCTTGGGCCCATCACTTGGGCCCCTTCCTTCTGCGCTGTCCCTGATGTTACCCATGGGTCCTTTAGGGGACAGAGGAGTTATGTGTGGCCTTCCAGAGAGAAATTATACACTACCACCTCCTCCATACCCACACTTGGAAAGCAGCTACTTCAGACATATCCTACCAG GTATTCTGTCATATCTAGCAGATCGTCCACCACCTCAATACATACACCCTAGCAGCCTCAACATGGATGGCACTCTCTCTGTGTCCAACAACAACCCTTCTGGCTTAGACCCCTATAGTGGCCCCGGTGGCCCTCTAGAACAAGGCCTGGTGACTTTAGACACACGACAGGTCGGAGGCCAAGCCGATCTCCACCAGGGAGGCTCTCACGAAGTCCAGCTGGGCGCCACAGGACTAACCATGGAGTCCCGTGTGAGCAGTCCGATGTCTCCTGACGGGATAGAGGAAGACTTAGCCACCATGGAGGGTGTCGTGGTGGCAGAAAGCCAACAGCAGCTCGGCAGCAGATCTCAGACTCACGAGGGTTTAGCAGGCGTGGACTCTTCAGGAGGTGTTATGCCTCTTCACGGAGCAGGACTGGAGCTCCCGGTGGTGATGGAGCAGGAACACATGGGTGGAAGAGTAGGATCTGGCGGTACAGGAGCGGGTGGTCCCGGGACGCTGAGTGAAGCCTTGCATTCGGCTGGAGAACTGAACTCTGGGGTGGTTAGTGTGGTGCTCACGGGGGCAATGCTGCCGCAGACACAACTAGAGCGAGTATCTCTACACGGGCCTTCAGGACTGGGACTGGAGCAGGTCAATGTGTCCGCACAAGTGTCTCTTGGACCGGACAACAGTTTGGTACTGGTGAACTCTACCTTACAGCTTGAGGATTCCACATCTAATAAGGAAAATATGGCTACTGCCTTCAACATAT GGTGCACTTTATGTGAGCGGTCTTATCCCTCAGATTGTCCTGAACATGGACCTGTCACATTCATCCCAGACACACCCATTCAGAGCAGAGCCCGCCTCTCTCTGCCCCGCCCCCTGTGCCTTCGCATTTCTGTCACCGATGAGCCCATTG GTGTGTTTTCTAGAGAGTCCATACCCTCCAGAACCTGCTTTGGGCCGATGGTTGGACAGCACTGCAGCAGTGTGGAACTGACAGACTGGTCAGACAAGGACACCCCTCAAATATGGAAG ATGTTTCACAACGACATCCAAGAATTCTGTATTGTGACGACAGATGAGCATGAATGCAACTGGATGATGTTTGTGAGGAAAGCAAG AACTACAGGGGAGCAGAATCTGGTGGCGTATATTGACAATGGAAAGCTGTATTTCTGCACAACCAGAGAGATTCTGCCCGATCAGGAGCTACTGTTTTATTTCAGCAGGGACTACAGCAGACAGCTAG GTGTTCCCAGAGTTCCAGAGGGCCAGATCTGTCATTGTGGAAAAGAATGTGCCTCCTTCACAGAGTTCAAATCTCACCTCGGCAGTCACGCTCAGAGCCACAGTCCTACCCAGGACCATCCCGCTCACCCCGGCCACAGCCAGTCGCATTCGCAGGACAAGGTGACCAATGAGCCGCTCCGCTCCACCTCGTCCCCACAGTGGCAGTGCCATTCAGATGTGAATGAGCATTCCAGCAGCAGCAGCGGTAATGGGCACGGCCGCGAGAGGAAGTTCAAATGCAGCATGTGCACACGAGCGTTCACTACCTCCACTAAACTAAACGTGCATTTCATGGGTCACATGGGCATGAGGCCACACAAATGCAGCTACTGCAGCAAAGCCTTCAGTGATCCCAGCAACCTCAGAAAACACCTGAGAATTCATACAG GTCAGAAGAACTTCAGGTGTACAGTGTGTGGGAAGTCTTTTACTCAGAAGGCACATGTGGAATCTCATATGGTTATACACATCGGTGCCAAAAACCTTAAATGTGACCATTGTGACAAGATGTTTGTGCGAAAACAAGATCTCAAACAGCACATGTACTCACATTCACT AGACCGGCAGATAAACTGTCCAAAGTGTGACAAGCAGTTCCTAAAGCCTGACCATCTTAAAAAACACTTAAACTCTCATGAAGGGAAGCGGGACTTCATCTGTGAAAAGTGCAACAAGGGTTTCCTCACTAAATACCACCTCACACGCCACCTCAAAATCTGCAAGGGCCCAAAGATCGGCCGGGGGGCCACACAGggtgaggaagaagaggaggaagatgaagaggaggaagaagaagaggacGAAGAGAGAGAAGCTGAGATCCATCCAGCCAATCAGGAGGAGTGTGCAATCGGAATGGGTGGTTATGCttctgaaaaaaatatgtaa